In the genome of Nitrospira japonica, one region contains:
- a CDS encoding FecR family protein translates to MDQPSTPLPSDQNQDRIADEAIAWFSRLRMSSATAQDLEAFERWCDAHPAHREVYERVSAMWDNPGLSVAASRTATFDGSRKTATAQWRPLAAIAASVVILILVILQWDLVTRAQADYYTGVGEQTTVRLPDQSVMTLNTSTAIAVQYDPAARKIHLLRGEASFKVTPDPSRPFVVEHQGIHTRAVGTEFIVRQLSRGALVTVSEGKVAVSNPTASWPVIPLEAGREARVDRGTGGEPYDVDLAIATAWLHGRLVVTSARLGDVLDEVRRYHSGTVMVWNRDIENMRITGTYNLNDPSKLLGTLSKTLSFRTITVAGRVTVLY, encoded by the coding sequence ATGGATCAGCCATCTACTCCGCTGCCATCAGACCAGAATCAAGATCGGATCGCCGATGAGGCGATTGCCTGGTTCTCTCGTCTTCGAATGAGCTCAGCCACCGCTCAAGACCTGGAGGCGTTCGAGCGTTGGTGTGACGCGCATCCAGCACACAGGGAGGTGTATGAGCGCGTCTCCGCCATGTGGGACAACCCAGGACTGAGCGTCGCGGCCTCGCGAACCGCAACATTCGATGGCAGCCGCAAGACGGCTACAGCGCAATGGCGACCGTTAGCCGCGATCGCGGCATCGGTTGTCATCCTCATTCTTGTCATTCTCCAGTGGGATCTGGTGACACGGGCTCAGGCTGACTACTACACCGGCGTCGGCGAGCAGACCACTGTGCGACTGCCTGATCAGTCCGTCATGACCTTGAACACCAGTACCGCCATTGCAGTGCAGTACGATCCGGCTGCGCGAAAAATCCATCTGCTCAGGGGGGAGGCGTCTTTCAAGGTCACCCCCGATCCCTCTCGGCCGTTTGTGGTCGAGCATCAGGGCATCCACACGCGGGCGGTGGGAACAGAATTTATCGTTCGGCAATTGTCGCGCGGCGCATTGGTGACGGTTTCCGAAGGAAAGGTGGCTGTGTCGAATCCAACGGCCTCGTGGCCGGTGATTCCACTGGAAGCGGGTCGTGAGGCCCGCGTGGATCGAGGAACCGGCGGCGAACCGTACGATGTCGATCTGGCCATCGCCACTGCATGGTTACACGGTCGACTGGTGGTAACGTCCGCGCGATTAGGCGATGTCCTCGACGAGGTCCGTCGCTATCACTCCGGGACCGTGATGGTCTGGAACCGCGACATTGAAAACATGCGGATCACAGGCACCTACAACTTGAATGATCCGTCCAAACTCCTTGGAACGCTGTCCAAGACCCTGTCCTTTCGAACGATCACCGTGGCCGGTCGTGTGACCGTCCTATACTAA
- a CDS encoding RNA polymerase sigma factor yields MSLTYLQLEQLFASQREALSRRLMRLVRSKELAADLIQETFVRLMGMSETQTVSNPRALLFRTASNLAIDHLRKQKVESRHISESVPLEAAEQVASQAPTPERELWGKQQLERVQAAIDALPASVRETFLLHRFHGYAYHEIAAIQGVSESTVDKRMNRALKDCWAALQSQNNS; encoded by the coding sequence ATGAGTCTGACTTACCTCCAACTCGAGCAGCTCTTTGCCAGTCAGCGCGAGGCGTTGAGCCGCCGGTTGATGCGGCTGGTCCGCTCGAAGGAATTGGCCGCCGATCTCATACAGGAAACCTTCGTGCGGCTGATGGGAATGTCGGAAACGCAAACCGTATCCAACCCTCGGGCCTTGCTGTTCCGAACCGCGTCCAACCTGGCAATTGACCATTTGAGAAAACAAAAGGTCGAAAGCCGGCATATCAGCGAATCCGTTCCCCTGGAAGCCGCCGAGCAGGTTGCCTCCCAGGCCCCGACTCCAGAGCGGGAGTTATGGGGAAAGCAGCAACTCGAACGCGTGCAGGCAGCGATCGATGCGTTGCCCGCCTCGGTGCGCGAGACCTTCCTGCTCCATCGTTTTCACGGTTATGCCTACCACGAAATCGCCGCCATTCAGGGTGTGTCGGAGAGCACGGTCGATAAGCGGATGAATCGGGCGCTCAAGGACTGTTGGGCCGCTCTCCAATCGCAAAATAATTCCTGA